The Cryptococcus gattii WM276 chromosome D, complete sequence region AGAGATTATTGTGTTTGTATTCACCTTCCTGTTGTGCTTATTTATTTCGAAATAGTCCCAAGTAATTGCGGTGAGATAAGAAGATACATCGCCGTACATTTCATGTGATTGGTGGGTGATGTACCATATGTAGCGCGAATATTATATAGACGCAGAAGTATAGCATGTACGTAGGGACGTCCGGAGACTGAAATCTGGTGGAGGCCGGAGAGATATTTCCTTTAAAGAGGCGATGTAAGCTAGGGCGAGGATGTATGAGGTGGGCAGTAAAGGTCAAATTGCAGTGCTACTAGTAAGCTCGGTTAACTCATACACTTTCTACAATCTCTTTCGTGGAATTATCGTCACGACGACGAGACGTATGACACTCGCGGAGTGGTGATGATCGATGGAAAACTGCGTGCCGAATCTGGGAAGGGATTGTGGAATGATGTGAAACGTGCCTTTCTTTTGGCGGCGTCCTCTCAGTCTCACCCAGCGAATCAACGCGACTCTCTTATCGGTGGATGCTCCCTTCCCTCCTTCCTGAGCTACGTAGACAGCCACAGGCCACGCTATTTCATGCATGCCACACCTATACGGCCTCCACCTTCGTTTACTTCGGTATCCAATCTCCCACAATCACCGACCGTCACTCATTACCGGTCACCCGCTTTTCGGTCGCCGGTCCAGTAACCTTAAATCCTCACGAGGACAGTGCACCATTCATCCCAGTTCACCTCCTTGTCCTGTGTATCGGTCTACTTTCAGCCCGTGTCTTGCATTCATCCATAAGTCTTCATGTGTAAAAGCTTTGTCAATCCATAGACGACAGTACCCATAGAGGCTGCCAAGCGACAAGTGCGGCAAGCTGTACGACGATCTTGACACCGCCGCCTTTTCCCACACTCGCTTGGATCATATTTTCAGTGAACATCGACTGCCATGGCTGATACAACCAAATATGGCAATGCCGTCGAATTTGACGTCGATCTGCATTCTATCTATGCTGCATATATGTGGGTCTATGCAATTCTAATCTGGATCTAGTTGTGGCTAATTTTAGTTCCAGAGGTCTTTTCGAATCGACAAATACTGACTGGTGGGAGAAGTCATGGGGAGGGTACTTTGTGTCTTTTAATGACTTCCTTGGATTCGGTTGGGAGGTGATGGGTGAGTGTTTGCCATAACCCTGCTGCGGACATTATAATGACTCCAGAGTCCAGTCGTCGTAGACAGTGAAACGGGTAAGCCTCATGTAGCTGTGAGAAGGGAGCAGATCGCACTGTTCGCCAGGATGATTCGGACACGGTGCGCTCACCTCCGTAGTCCAATATCTTGATTTCTTTAACTGAATGTCCCTGCAGTTTTGGCGAGTCACTGTCCAAGGACCCACCGACAACCTTGCCTCTCAACCCCGTTCCGACTCGCAACCTCGCTCTTCGCCGTTTAGTCACTGTTCGAGATCTCAGTGCCTACCGCAAGCTCGCAGCTTCACTTCCGGCGGCTGAGTTATCGTATCTTCGTTCACGGGTACGCTCCGGCGAAGCCGCAGTCATAGAGCAACTCTTTTACGCCGGCGGGTCaagtggagaaagagagaCAGGAGGTGTGGGGGTCCGAGACAATGGCGTAGGATATACATTCGCTTGTGTCAAGGCAAATTGGTGGGAGAAGGGAGGTCCACCGTACGGAGTGATACCAGGGCAAGGCCGTACACACTCCGGAAACACAGGACAGGGAAGTAACAAGGGACTCGTATTGGAGATTGGACTTGCCACCTTGAGATGCGCTAATCTTCGGGCACTGGTAAGTACTTTGTTGCCTGTACCCTAGCGAAGGAAGCATGGATCTAAAGGACCTCTTAGGGCGTTTGGCCGCCGGTCCCAGCCGATAATTACCGCAAATCACATTATGTCGTTGAAGAATGGGTCGACAAGGTGGGTCTCACAAACTAATCATATCCTCTCAAATGGCTGACTTGCTACGCCTAGCGTACTAATCACAACCCACCTACCTTTCCAAGAGCCTATGCCTTTGGTCAGAGCGAGTTTGTGGCTGAGAAAAGAGTAGAGACTATTTTAGAGTGAATCACATGCTATATTACGCCTGTTGCAGGACGATCGCTAACGTCCTTCAGTGCCACTCTCAATGCTCTTGCTTCCCAGGAGAATGACGGTCACGCTAATGCTCTTATCTTATTGACAGTTGGTGAACCGGTCCCTCTTCCGTTGCCCAGCTCTTCGACCTTACCCAACAACATTCTGCAATTTGATGTCCTTGCCCTGGAATACAATTTTTTGCGGCGAGCACAGGCTCAGGGCATACCTGGCACTCCAGATAGACAGCAACCTCTCACATGCCTTGGCTCTCTTTTACAAACCCTTCAAATCCCTATCCAACCTTTTGCGCCACTCGGCAATGCTGGCAATGACGCATATTACACTCTTCTCGCTTTTCAAAAGCTTGTGATGGGTGAAACACGTCTTCCAGATATCCTCTTCAATCAGCCAGGTCCTTATGCGCCTATGTCATTCCCATTGGCACACCGCAGCTCAGTGGCCTTACCCTTCCCCCAGTATCCTGCTGTGGCGCTGCCTGTTCCTGCCATGCCTGCTGCTGTAGGTGATTCTCGCCGAAATTCGAGTTCATCAAACCGCGCGGGGTTAGGACTTGTCCCGCCCTCTTTCCCCCCATCTTCGTTCGACCTCACCCAAGGAGGCCGATATGCTAGTGAAGGTTCGCCACGACGACGCCCTGTTTCTGTTGGTGATCCTCTCAAAGTGTACACAGATTCTCCCAACCGCACTTCTAG contains the following coding sequences:
- a CDS encoding Hypothetical Protein (Similar to TIGR gene model, INSD accession AAW46474.1), with product MADTTKYGNAVEFDVDLHSIYAAYIGLFESTNTDWWEKSWGGYFVSFNDFLGFGWEVMVVVDSETGKPHVAVRREQIALFARMIRTRFGESLSKDPPTTLPLNPVPTRNLALRRLVTVRDLSAYRKLAASLPAAELSYLRSRVRSGEAAVIEQLFYAGGSSGERETGGVGVRDNGVGYTFACVKANWWEKGGPPYGVIPGQGRTHSGNTGQGSNKGLVLEIGLATLRCANLRALGVWPPVPADNYRKSHYVVEEWVDKRTNHNPPTFPRAYAFGQSEFVAEKRVETILDATLNALASQENDGHANALILLTVGEPVPLPLPSSSTLPNNILQFDVLALEYNFLRRAQAQGIPGTPDRQQPLTCLGSLLQTLQIPIQPFAPLGNAGNDAYYTLLAFQKLVMGETRLPDILFNQPGPYAPMSFPLAHRSSVALPFPQYPAVALPVPAMPAAVGDSRRNSSSSNRAGLGLVPPSFPPSSFDLTQGGRYASEGSPRRRPVSVGDPLKVYTDSPNRTSSDLRTPNGLAQDISPVTGPPQRKRVPVMRSQTVFWDDAAYADSNSARGAEFKAPLSNGLTSNSTPYMQEQRIRAREGPPLSRSAGKSTWLGSQGRSVSYDAVGSAGGMSGTTTAANSPVDKPFGSLSNINVAHTGVEPSGFLSTSLYRDTNEGAHSSGTGSSGNTKPSTGSSGEVRGTGQTLRYSMSSIQSVDDVKSGAKNGKEKKKGKGPKDLAGAIAKFWVG